One segment of Neodiprion fabricii isolate iyNeoFabr1 chromosome 1, iyNeoFabr1.1, whole genome shotgun sequence DNA contains the following:
- the LOC124176215 gene encoding inositol-3-phosphate synthase isoform X2, whose amino-acid sequence MEEMKIHVKSPNVKYTEEFLEADYEYHTTKVTKIDDKVLKYTVTPVATKLKIRTKLNVPKLGVMLVGWGGNNGTTITAALLANKKKLTWNTKDGIKKANWYGSITQSSTVKLGNSDGEDVYVPMSWMLPMVDPDQIEIDGWDISNLNLADAMERAKVIDYNLQIQLKAEMAEMKPRRSLYYPDFIAANQEDRANNIISGSKTEQLNLIRRDISEFKTTKNVDKIIIVWTANTERFAEIIPGVNDTGENLLKSIKENHSEISPSTMFAVAAALEGCTYINGSPQNTFVPGAIDLAEKHKTFIAGDDFKSGQTKLKSVLVDFLVSAGIKPVSIVSYNHLGNNDGYNLSAPQQFRSKEISKSNVVDDMVHSNSILYEPGEKPDHCVVIKYVPYVGDSKRALDEYTSEIMLGGHNTLVVHNTCEDSLLASPIILDLVILAELFSRVSFAENESENENFIAFHPILSVLSYLCKAPLVPQGAPVINALFKQRAAIENILRACLSLPPENSMLLEHRVQTGFKLRNNHYIFNYVISLCVLTAVIKWIHKFVVAITK is encoded by the exons ATGGAAGAAATGAAGATTCATGTCAAAAGTCCGAACGTCAAATACACTGAGGAATTCCTTGAGGCTGACTACGAATACCATACAACGAAAGTCACGAAAATTGATGATAAGGTGCTCAAATATACG GTAACTCCTGTAGCCACCAAGCTGAAAATAAGAACAAAATTAAATGTACCAAAACTTGGTGTCATGTTGGTTGGTTGGGGTGGCAATAATGGCACAACAATAACTGCAGCACTGTTGGCAAATAAGAAAAAACTCACTTGGAACACTAAAGATGGCATCAAGAAAGCGAACTG GTATGGCTCTATTACACAATCTTCAACCGTGAAACTTGGAAACTCTGATGGCGAAGATGTTTATGTACCGATGTCATGGATGTTGCCGATGGTGGACCCTGACCAGATTGAAATTGATGGTTGGGATATCTCTAACCTGAATTTAGCTGATGCCATGGAACGTGCAAAAGTAATCGATTACAATTTGCAAATCCAATTAAAGGCTGAAATGGCAGAGATGAAACCTCGCAGGAGCTTGTATTATCCTGATTTCATCGCCGCAAATCAG gAGGATCGAGCAAACAATATCATATCAGGATCTAAAACGGAACAATTGAACTTGATAAGAAGAGACATATCTGAATTCAAAACTACCAAAAATGtagataaaataattatagtcTGGACTGCCAATACAGAGAGGTTTGCAGAAATTATACCAGGAGTTAACGATactggtgaaaatttgttaaaatcaataaaagaaaatcactCAGAAATTAGTCCAAGTACTATGTTCGCCGTTGCTGCTGCTTTAGAAGGA TGCACCTACATAAACGGATCTCcacaaaatacttttgtacCTGGGGCGATTGACCTCGCTGAAAAGCACAAGACTTTTATAGCTGGTGATGACTTCAAATCGGGCCAAACAAAATTGAAGTCAGTATTGGTTGACTTCTTAGTTTCTGCTGGCATCAAACCAGTATCAATAGTGAGCTATAATCATCTTGGAAATAACGATGGCTACAACTTGTCAGCACCACAACAGTTCCGATCCAAAGAA ATCTCAAAGAGCAACGTAGTCGATGATATGGTTCATTCAAACAGTATTCTCTATGAGCCAGGGGAAAAACCTGATCATTGTGTCGTTATTAAATATGTTCCATATGTTG GTGATAGCAAACGTGCCCTTGATGAGTACACCTCGGAAATAATGCTAGGTGGCCACAACACACTTGTAGTTCACAACACTTGTGAAGATTCACTGTTGGCCAGCCCGATTATACTGGATTTAGTTATTTTAGCTGAACTTTTTTCACGCGTTTCTTTCGCAGAGAATGAATCTGagaacgaaaatttcattgcatTTCATCCTATACTTTCAGTTCTATCCTACTTGTGTAAAGCGCCACTTGTGCCTCAAGGTGCTCCAGTGATTAATGCTTTATTCAAGCAACGAGCTGCAATAGAGAATATTTTAAGAGCTTGTCTGTCATTACCACCTGAAAATAGTATGCTTTTGGAGCATAGAGTac aaaccGGTTTCAAGTTACGTAACAACcattatattttcaactacGTAATATCCTTATGTGTGTTAACGGCAGTTATTAAATGGATCCATAAATTTGTCGTTGCAATTACGAAGTAA
- the LOC124176215 gene encoding inositol-3-phosphate synthase 1-A isoform X1 — MEEMKIHVKSPNVKYTEEFLEADYEYHTTKVTKIDDKVLKYTVTPVATKLKIRTKLNVPKLGVMLVGWGGNNGTTITAALLANKKKLTWNTKDGIKKANWYGSITQSSTVKLGNSDGEDVYVPMSWMLPMVDPDQIEIDGWDISNLNLADAMERAKVIDYNLQIQLKAEMAEMKPRRSLYYPDFIAANQEDRANNIISGSKTEQLNLIRRDISEFKTTKNVDKIIIVWTANTERFAEIIPGVNDTGENLLKSIKENHSEISPSTMFAVAAALEGCTYINGSPQNTFVPGAIDLAEKHKTFIAGDDFKSGQTKLKSVLVDFLVSAGIKPVSIVSYNHLGNNDGYNLSAPQQFRSKEISKSNVVDDMVHSNSILYEPGEKPDHCVVIKYVPYVGDSKRALDEYTSEIMLGGHNTLVVHNTCEDSLLASPIILDLVILAELFSRVSFAENESENENFIAFHPILSVLSYLCKAPLVPQGAPVINALFKQRAAIENILRACLSLPPENSMLLEHRVHFAKKL; from the exons ATGGAAGAAATGAAGATTCATGTCAAAAGTCCGAACGTCAAATACACTGAGGAATTCCTTGAGGCTGACTACGAATACCATACAACGAAAGTCACGAAAATTGATGATAAGGTGCTCAAATATACG GTAACTCCTGTAGCCACCAAGCTGAAAATAAGAACAAAATTAAATGTACCAAAACTTGGTGTCATGTTGGTTGGTTGGGGTGGCAATAATGGCACAACAATAACTGCAGCACTGTTGGCAAATAAGAAAAAACTCACTTGGAACACTAAAGATGGCATCAAGAAAGCGAACTG GTATGGCTCTATTACACAATCTTCAACCGTGAAACTTGGAAACTCTGATGGCGAAGATGTTTATGTACCGATGTCATGGATGTTGCCGATGGTGGACCCTGACCAGATTGAAATTGATGGTTGGGATATCTCTAACCTGAATTTAGCTGATGCCATGGAACGTGCAAAAGTAATCGATTACAATTTGCAAATCCAATTAAAGGCTGAAATGGCAGAGATGAAACCTCGCAGGAGCTTGTATTATCCTGATTTCATCGCCGCAAATCAG gAGGATCGAGCAAACAATATCATATCAGGATCTAAAACGGAACAATTGAACTTGATAAGAAGAGACATATCTGAATTCAAAACTACCAAAAATGtagataaaataattatagtcTGGACTGCCAATACAGAGAGGTTTGCAGAAATTATACCAGGAGTTAACGATactggtgaaaatttgttaaaatcaataaaagaaaatcactCAGAAATTAGTCCAAGTACTATGTTCGCCGTTGCTGCTGCTTTAGAAGGA TGCACCTACATAAACGGATCTCcacaaaatacttttgtacCTGGGGCGATTGACCTCGCTGAAAAGCACAAGACTTTTATAGCTGGTGATGACTTCAAATCGGGCCAAACAAAATTGAAGTCAGTATTGGTTGACTTCTTAGTTTCTGCTGGCATCAAACCAGTATCAATAGTGAGCTATAATCATCTTGGAAATAACGATGGCTACAACTTGTCAGCACCACAACAGTTCCGATCCAAAGAA ATCTCAAAGAGCAACGTAGTCGATGATATGGTTCATTCAAACAGTATTCTCTATGAGCCAGGGGAAAAACCTGATCATTGTGTCGTTATTAAATATGTTCCATATGTTG GTGATAGCAAACGTGCCCTTGATGAGTACACCTCGGAAATAATGCTAGGTGGCCACAACACACTTGTAGTTCACAACACTTGTGAAGATTCACTGTTGGCCAGCCCGATTATACTGGATTTAGTTATTTTAGCTGAACTTTTTTCACGCGTTTCTTTCGCAGAGAATGAATCTGagaacgaaaatttcattgcatTTCATCCTATACTTTCAGTTCTATCCTACTTGTGTAAAGCGCCACTTGTGCCTCAAGGTGCTCCAGTGATTAATGCTTTATTCAAGCAACGAGCTGCAATAGAGAATATTTTAAGAGCTTGTCTGTCATTACCACCTGAAAATAGTATGCTTTTGGAGCATAGAGTacattttgcaaaaaaattatga